The genomic DNA CGCAGGGTCCGTATAGTATCGCGGCCATCCCCATGACCGCCATCTCGGTCACCCGTCTCGCGCCCGCCCTCGCCGCCCGTGTCGAGGGTGTGGACATCACGCGGCCGGTCGCCGACGCCGTGTTCGCCGAGATCCGCGCGGCATTCGAGGAGCACTCGGTGCTCGTGTTCCACGATCAGCCCTTCGACGACGAGACGCAGGTCGCGTTCAGCCGCCACTTCGGGCCGCTCGAGGTCACGCTCTCCGTCAACCCCGCTGCGGGGACGCCGTTCGCGCGCCAGTCCAACCTCGACATCAAGACCGGGGAGGTGATCCCGCCGGATGATCGGCGGATGCTCTATCAGCGGGCAAATATGCTGTGGCACAGTGACTCGTCCTTCAAGCGCGTGCCCTCCCTCTGCTCCCTGCTTTCCGGGCGAATAGTCCCGCCGGAAGGCGGCGCCACCGAGTTCGCGAGCACCCGCGGCGGCTACGCCGCGCTGCCCGAGGCGACGCGGCGACGCCTCGAGGACCTAGTGGTGGTGCACGACTTCTCGTGGTCGCGCGACCAGATTTCGCCCGGGTTTTTCACCGAAGCGGAGAAGGCGCCGTACCCGCCGGTGCGTCACCGGCTCGTGCGCACGAACCCCGTCAACGGGCGGCGCGCCCTCCTGATCGGGGCCCATGCCTCGTCCATCGAGGGCATGCCGCTCGCGGAGGGGCGCGCCCTCCTCCGGGAGCTGCTCGATCACGTCACCCGGCCGGAGCGCTGCTACCGGCACGCGTGGCGCGTGGGCGATCTGGTAATCTGGGACAACCGCGCGGTGCTCCACCGAGCGACCCCATACGACACCACGCGGTACCGCCGCCTCATGCAGCGCACCACGATCTCCGGCGACCCGCGGGAAGGAGGAACGCTGGCATGCGACTCGTCGACCTCAGCATGACCGTGGAGGAGTGTGACTCGACGCCGTTCGCCAAGGAGGAGGCGTACTTCAAGCCCCGGCCCATCGTGCGCTGGGAGGACAAGGGCTTCGTCTCCAACATGGTCGAGATGACCGTGCACGCGGGCACCCACATCGACTCACCCCATCACTTCTTCCGCGACAAGCCGAGCGTGGAGCAGCTGCCGCTCGATCAGATGATCGGCGACGCGGTGGTGCTCGACCTCACGTTCAAGGGCACCGCCAACGCGCGCATCAGCCCGGAGGATCTCGACCGCGCGGAGGCAGCGCTCGCCGCGCAGGGGATCCGCATCGAGGCCGGCGCCATGCTCTTTCTCAGAACGGATTGGCCCAAGGGCCACGTCACCACCGATCCGCGCTGGTGGGACGAGTCGCCCTGCCTCACCCGCGCCGCTGCGGAGTGGCTGGTGGCGAAGCGCCCCGCCGTGCTCGGCTACGACTTCGCGCAGGAGGAGAAGGGCACGGACTACGGCACCGCGGGTGAGATTCTCGGGAGCGGGATGCGCGTGCACCGGATCATCCTGCCGCGCGTGGTCTTCCAGATCGAGAACCTGATCAACCTCGACCAGATCCCGTCCAAGGTGAAGGTGATCGCGCTGCCCGCCAAGTGGAAGACCGAGTCGGCCCCCGCCCGGGTGGTGGCGCTGGTCGAGGAGTAGCGTCCGCTTCCCCGTCGTGCCGTCGCGCAAGCTGCCCCGCAACTTCTACACGCGCCCCGACGTCCTCGCGGTGGCGCGCGATCTCCTCGGCACCGTGCTGGTGGTCTCCACTGGGCGCGGGGGCCGCGTCGCGGGCCTCATCGTGGAGACCGAGGCCTACCGCGGGCCCGAGGACCGCGCGAGCCACGCGTGGAACGGCCGGCGCACCCGGCGCACCGAGACCATGTACGCGGTGGGCGGCACTGCCTACGTCTACTTCGTCTACGGCATGTACTACCAGTTCAACGTGGTCACCGGCGTGCCCGACGTGCCCCACGCGGTGCTGATCCGCGCGCTGGAGCCGCTGGAGGGGCTGCCGCTCATGCGCCGGCGGCGCGGCGGCGCCGCGGATGCGCGCCTCACCAGCGGGCCGGGTGTGCTGTGCCTGGCCATGGGCATCGACCGCTCGTTCGACCGCGCGGATCTGCTGGGCGAGCGCGTGTGGCTGGAGGAGGGACCAGCGCCCGTCGCGCGCGCCGCCGTCGCGCGCGGGCCGCGCGTGGGCATCGACTACGCAGGCGCGTGGGCGGCGCGGCCGTGGCGCTTCTGGATCCGCGACAACCCCTGGGTGAGCCGGTCGCGCCCCGCCGGGCAGGCCGTCACAGGAGCTCGCGGACACGATCGCCGAGCACGGTGAGGGCGATCTTCTCGCGGCTGGGCTCGCCGCGCAGCAGGGATCGGGCGAACTTCGCGGCCTGATCGAGCGTGATCTTGGGTGGGAGCGGCGGCTCGAAGGGGTCCACCACGCCTTCAACGAGCGCCGGTCCCGGCGTCGCGAGCGCTTCGTCCAGCACGGCGCCGCACTCGGCGGGATCCTCGATCGTGAAGCCGGTGCCACCGCAGGCACGGGCGAACGCCGCGAAGTCGATCGGTTGGAGCTCGCAGCCGTATTCCGGATTGCCGAGGAACACCATCTGCTCCCACTTGATCATCCCGAGCGTGTTGTTCTTCACCACCACGACCTTGACGGGAAGGCGGTACTTCACGCAGGTCGCGAATTCCGCCATCAGCATCGAGAAGCCGCCGTCGCCCATGAACGCCACCACCTGGCGCGAGGGGTGCGCGATCTGGGCGGCGATGGCATAGGGGAGCCCCACCGCCATGCTCGCGAGGGTGCCGGACAGGGTGTGCATCTGTCCGCGCTGCACCGGGATGTGGCGAGCCCACCACGTGGCGATCGTACCGCTGTCGCAGGCCACGAGCGCGTCGGCGGCGAGCCGGCGTCCGAGCTCGCGGGCCAGCACCTGGGGCTTCATGGGCTTGTCGGCGCGCCGGCCACGCTCCTCCATGAGGGCGGTCCAGGCGCGCATGCCCACGCGCGCCTCATCGAGGAATCCCGCGTTCGCGCGCGGCTGCAGCAGGGGCAGCAGGGCCTCCAGCGTGCGGCGGCTGTCGCCCACCAGCCCGACCTCCACCGGGTAGCGAAGGCCGATGCGGGCCGGATCGATCTCGATCTGCACCGCACGCGCCTGACCGGGCTTGGGCAGGAACTCGATATAGGGAAAGGACGTGCCGACCATGAGCAGCGTGTCGCAGCGCTCGAGCGCCTCCTGCGAGGGGCGCGTGCCGAGCAGTCCGACGGTGCCGGTCGTGTAGGGGCTGTCGTCCGGCACCGCCGCACGGCCGAGCAGCGCCTTCACGATCGGGGCGTCGAGGCGCTCCGCCATCGCCTCTAGCTCATCGCTCGCGCCCAAGGCCCCGCGGCCCGCGAGGATGGCCACGCGCTTGCCGTCGTCCAGGAGCGACGCGGCGCGGCGGAGATCCACCTCGGCGGGCAGCTGGGCGCTCCTCGCGAAGACGTCAGAGGTGTGGCGGGCCACGTTCCGCTTCGAGCGGTTGGCATCGGCCGGCATCTCCTGGACGTCCACGGGGATCGTGAGATGTGCGACCCCGCGATAGGCCAGGGCGGTGCGGCAGGCAAGGTCGGTGAGGCCCTCCACATGGGTCGGTCCCATGACGCGCTCGCTGAACTTGGCCACATCGGCGAAGAGCCGATCGAGGGCGACGTCCTGCTGGGTGAAGCTGCCGAGGAGATCGTGGAACGGAAGCCCGGTGAGCGCGAGCACCGGCTGACCGTCCATCTTGGCGTCGTAGAGGCCGTTCAGGAGATGGATGCCGCCGGGCCCGGTGGTGGCGAGGCAGACACCCAGCCGGTCGGTGAACTTCGCATAGCCGCACGCCATGAGGGCGGCGGCTTCCTCGTGGCGCACCTGGACGAATCGGATCTTGTCCTGCCGCCGGCGCAGCGCTTCCATGAGCCCATTGATGCCGTCGCCGGGTAGGCCGAATACCACCTCCACGCCCCAGTCGCGAAGGCGCTCGACGAGCAGGTCGGCAGTGGTCGCGCCCATTGTGGGCGTCACCCCGCAACGTCCGTGCCACGCCGGCACGCTCGGCGCAGCGCTGATGACGCGGGCACTTAGCAATGGGGTGTGACGCGATGCCGGTTTGACTCGGTCGCTTGGCCCCGGTAGGGTTCGTCTCCATGGGACGCATCGTCTACGCCGCGGCCATGTCGCACGTGCTGGCCCCCGACTACTACGGCAAGAACGTGGGCCCCCGCGGTCGCGCGATGGTGGAAGAGCTCATCGAGGTGGTGCGGGTCATGGGGCGCGAGATGCTCGCCGCGCGTCCGGACGCCCTCGTGGTGGTGGCCGACGACCACCTGAACGTGTTCTCGTTCGACGCGGTCCCCGCCTTCTGTGTGCGCATCGGGCGCAGGGTGGAGCGCATGGTGCAAGAGGACGCCATCGAGTTCGATCGCGCCCTCGACGGACTGCCCGAGCGCTA from Candidatus Methylomirabilota bacterium includes the following:
- a CDS encoding cyclase family protein, coding for MRLVDLSMTVEECDSTPFAKEEAYFKPRPIVRWEDKGFVSNMVEMTVHAGTHIDSPHHFFRDKPSVEQLPLDQMIGDAVVLDLTFKGTANARISPEDLDRAEAALAAQGIRIEAGAMLFLRTDWPKGHVTTDPRWWDESPCLTRAAAEWLVAKRPAVLGYDFAQEEKGTDYGTAGEILGSGMRVHRIILPRVVFQIENLINLDQIPSKVKVIALPAKWKTESAPARVVALVEE
- a CDS encoding DNA-3-methyladenine glycosylase, with translation MPSRKLPRNFYTRPDVLAVARDLLGTVLVVSTGRGGRVAGLIVETEAYRGPEDRASHAWNGRRTRRTETMYAVGGTAYVYFVYGMYYQFNVVTGVPDVPHAVLIRALEPLEGLPLMRRRRGGAADARLTSGPGVLCLAMGIDRSFDRADLLGERVWLEEGPAPVARAAVARGPRVGIDYAGAWAARPWRFWIRDNPWVSRSRPAGQAVTGARGHDRRAR
- a CDS encoding TauD/TfdA family dioxygenase gives rise to the protein MTAISVTRLAPALAARVEGVDITRPVADAVFAEIRAAFEEHSVLVFHDQPFDDETQVAFSRHFGPLEVTLSVNPAAGTPFARQSNLDIKTGEVIPPDDRRMLYQRANMLWHSDSSFKRVPSLCSLLSGRIVPPEGGATEFASTRGGYAALPEATRRRLEDLVVVHDFSWSRDQISPGFFTEAEKAPYPPVRHRLVRTNPVNGRRALLIGAHASSIEGMPLAEGRALLRELLDHVTRPERCYRHAWRVGDLVIWDNRAVLHRATPYDTTRYRRLMQRTTISGDPREGGTLACDSSTSA
- a CDS encoding thiamine pyrophosphate-dependent enzyme, with protein sequence MGATTADLLVERLRDWGVEVVFGLPGDGINGLMEALRRRQDKIRFVQVRHEEAAALMACGYAKFTDRLGVCLATTGPGGIHLLNGLYDAKMDGQPVLALTGLPFHDLLGSFTQQDVALDRLFADVAKFSERVMGPTHVEGLTDLACRTALAYRGVAHLTIPVDVQEMPADANRSKRNVARHTSDVFARSAQLPAEVDLRRAASLLDDGKRVAILAGRGALGASDELEAMAERLDAPIVKALLGRAAVPDDSPYTTGTVGLLGTRPSQEALERCDTLLMVGTSFPYIEFLPKPGQARAVQIEIDPARIGLRYPVEVGLVGDSRRTLEALLPLLQPRANAGFLDEARVGMRAWTALMEERGRRADKPMKPQVLARELGRRLAADALVACDSGTIATWWARHIPVQRGQMHTLSGTLASMAVGLPYAIAAQIAHPSRQVVAFMGDGGFSMLMAEFATCVKYRLPVKVVVVKNNTLGMIKWEQMVFLGNPEYGCELQPIDFAAFARACGGTGFTIEDPAECGAVLDEALATPGPALVEGVVDPFEPPLPPKITLDQAAKFARSLLRGEPSREKIALTVLGDRVRELL